The following coding sequences are from one Streptomyces angustmyceticus window:
- a CDS encoding TFIIB-type zinc ribbon-containing protein, with amino-acid sequence MQCPKCHAPMHTYQRNGVQIEQCAGCRGIFLDYGELEALTRLESQWSQQAPPPAPQAYPAAPAWGAPHQGHHGHHGHHGHHHRGFGHMLFSS; translated from the coding sequence ATGCAGTGCCCCAAGTGCCATGCGCCGATGCACACCTACCAACGCAACGGCGTCCAGATAGAACAGTGCGCCGGCTGCCGGGGGATCTTCCTGGACTACGGGGAGCTGGAGGCGCTGACCCGTCTCGAGTCGCAGTGGTCCCAGCAGGCTCCGCCGCCCGCCCCGCAGGCATACCCCGCCGCCCCCGCCTGGGGAGCCCCGCACCAGGGCCACCACGGCCACCATGGGCACCACGGTCATCACCACCGCGGCTTCGGCCACATGCTCTTCTCGTCCTGA
- a CDS encoding aminotransferase class IV, which yields MKIWLNGGLQDAEGARVSVFDHGLTVGDGVFETIKAEHGRAFALTRHLERLTTSARGLGLPDPDLDEVRRGCAAVLDANPMALGRLRLTYTGGVSPLGSDRGDAGPTLVIALSETQRRPDATAAVTVPWTRNERGALAGLKTTSYGENVVALARARERDASEALFANTVGALCEGTGSNVFVVLDGELHTPPLHSGCLAGITRALTVAWAGAKETDLPLDALERAEEIFLTSTLRDVQAVTRIDDRQLGDGPGPVTAEAMRIFDEQSAADFDPR from the coding sequence ATGAAGATCTGGCTCAACGGAGGCCTGCAGGACGCCGAGGGCGCCCGGGTCTCGGTCTTCGACCACGGCCTGACGGTCGGCGACGGAGTCTTCGAAACCATCAAGGCCGAGCACGGCCGTGCCTTCGCCCTCACCCGCCACCTGGAGCGCCTGACCACCTCCGCGCGCGGCCTGGGCCTGCCCGACCCCGACCTCGACGAGGTGCGGCGCGGCTGCGCGGCGGTCCTCGACGCCAACCCGATGGCCCTGGGCCGGCTGCGGCTCACCTACACCGGCGGCGTCTCCCCGCTCGGCTCGGACCGCGGCGACGCCGGCCCCACGCTGGTCATCGCCCTCTCCGAGACCCAGCGCCGCCCCGATGCCACCGCCGCCGTCACCGTCCCGTGGACCCGCAACGAGCGCGGCGCCCTCGCCGGTCTGAAGACCACGTCCTACGGCGAGAACGTCGTCGCGCTGGCCCGTGCCCGTGAACGGGACGCCTCCGAGGCGCTGTTCGCCAACACGGTCGGCGCGCTCTGCGAGGGCACCGGCTCCAACGTCTTCGTCGTCCTGGACGGCGAACTGCACACGCCGCCGCTGCACTCCGGTTGCCTGGCGGGCATCACCCGTGCCCTGACCGTCGCCTGGGCCGGCGCCAAGGAGACCGACCTGCCGCTGGACGCCCTGGAGCGGGCCGAGGAGATCTTCCTGACCTCCACCCTGCGCGACGTCCAGGCCGTGACCCGCATCGACGACCGCCAACTCGGCGACGGCCCCGGCCCGGTGACCGCGGAAGCCATGCGGATCTTCGACGAGCAGTCCGCCGCCGACTTCGATCCGCGGTGA
- a CDS encoding chorismate-binding protein, producing MHDFAPMARFGGLIATDLLDVTSDPAALDSTGWWAVAADFEGKVVCARFGDVRPATAADAPAPDGWRGPVPGAWTSSLDRDAYTGGVRRVREHIAAGDVYQVNLCRVLTAPLPDPGRADVDALSAVLARGNPAPHAGTIRLPGHGVEIASASPELYLRRADRTVASGPIKGTGRTAADLSAKDRAENVMIVDLVRNDLGRVCATGTVTVPALCAVEEHPGLVHLVSTVCGELDGANEKTAWADLLDATFPPGSVTGAPKSSALRIIGELETAPRGPYCGGIGWVDADRRTGELAVGIRTFWIDRTPPAGPVLRFGAGAGIIWDSDPEREWAETELKARRLLAVASGLHEATGGTR from the coding sequence GTGCACGACTTCGCTCCGATGGCACGCTTCGGCGGCCTGATAGCCACCGACCTGCTGGACGTGACCAGCGATCCCGCGGCCCTGGACTCCACGGGCTGGTGGGCCGTGGCCGCCGATTTCGAGGGCAAGGTGGTCTGCGCCCGCTTCGGCGACGTACGGCCCGCCACCGCGGCGGACGCTCCCGCCCCCGACGGCTGGCGCGGCCCCGTGCCCGGCGCCTGGACCAGCTCCCTGGACCGCGACGCCTATACCGGCGGCGTGCGGCGCGTCCGTGAACACATCGCGGCCGGCGACGTCTACCAGGTGAACCTCTGCCGGGTGCTGACCGCGCCGCTGCCCGACCCCGGCCGCGCCGACGTGGACGCCCTGTCCGCGGTGCTGGCCCGGGGCAATCCGGCGCCGCACGCCGGCACGATCCGGCTGCCCGGCCACGGCGTGGAGATCGCCAGTGCCTCGCCGGAGCTGTATCTGCGGCGCGCGGACCGCACCGTCGCGTCCGGTCCCATCAAGGGCACCGGCCGGACCGCGGCGGACCTCTCGGCGAAGGACCGGGCGGAGAACGTGATGATCGTGGACCTGGTCCGCAACGACCTCGGCCGGGTCTGCGCCACCGGCACGGTCACCGTCCCGGCACTGTGCGCCGTCGAGGAACACCCCGGCCTGGTCCACCTCGTCTCCACCGTGTGCGGGGAACTGGACGGGGCGAACGAGAAGACCGCCTGGGCGGACCTGCTGGACGCCACCTTCCCGCCCGGGTCGGTCACCGGTGCCCCCAAGTCCAGCGCGCTGCGGATCATCGGCGAGCTGGAGACCGCGCCCCGCGGCCCGTACTGCGGAGGCATCGGCTGGGTCGACGCGGACCGCCGCACCGGCGAGCTCGCGGTCGGCATCCGTACGTTCTGGATCGACCGCACTCCGCCCGCCGGCCCCGTGCTCCGTTTCGGCGCCGGTGCCGGGATCATCTGGGACTCCGATCCGGAGCGGGAGTGGGCCGAGACCGAGTTGAAGGCGCGCAGGCTGCTCGCGGTAGCGTCGGGCCTGCACGAGGCGACTGGAGGTACACGATGA